In Littorina saxatilis isolate snail1 linkage group LG8, US_GU_Lsax_2.0, whole genome shotgun sequence, a single genomic region encodes these proteins:
- the LOC138973859 gene encoding uncharacterized protein, with the protein MNKEKLEGMTAAEQLQWKQLHQPDCSINQSMERDAALELWGRSVERHNLRYRTMLSDGDSTAFNALAAAQPYGPTRPITKLECTNHLPKRMGTALRKASKDGRLGGRGEGRLTKEKCQRLQNYFRSAILNNLEDQRAMEQAIWATFFHVTSTDEDPHHDRCPAGPASWCFFQRARAEGQPPPPHAEHNGTALSREVSHAVLPIYRRMTNPILLKRVPHGKTQNSNESLHNVFVGKDRVEAATAEAVAKFNRGNFALAQVMDHMSLPITELTHSALAKKDKVRVQKAERATDVAAVAARRARCAGRQRQLEQREDQEGEVYGAGLMGDGGE; encoded by the exons atgaacaaagaaaaactaGAGGGGATGACCGCTGCCGAGCAACTACAGTGGAAGCAGCTTCACCAGCCTGACTGCAGCATTAACCAGTCTATGGAGAGGGACGCAGCCTTGGAGTTGTGGGGAAG GTCTGTTGAGCGTCACAACCTCAGGTACAGAACTATGCTGTCGGACGGAGATTCCACAGCGTTCAATGCTCTGGCTGCAGCTCAGCCCTACGGTCCCACACGTCCCATCACCAAGCTGGAATGTACCAACCACCTCCCCAAGAGAATGGGCACAGCTCTCCGCAAGGCATCAAAGGATGGAAGGCTTggtggaagaggggaggggcGACTAACCAAGGAAAAGTGTCAACGCTTGCAAAACTACTTCCGTAGCGCGATCCTCAACAACCTTGAAGATCAGCGAGCCATGGAGCAGGCGATCTGGGCCACTTTTTTCCATGTGACTTCAACTGACGAGGACCCTCACCACGACAGATGTCCAGCCGGGCCAGCCTCATggtgcttttttcaaagagccAGGGCAGAAGGgcaaccaccacctccacacGCAGAGCACAACGGCACTGCCTTGTCCAGGGAAGTATCACATGCTGTTCtgcccatctacaggagaatgACAAATCCCATTCTTCTCAAGCGCGTGCCCCATGGCAAGACTCAGAACAGTAATGAGTCTCTCCACAATGTCTTTGTTGGGAAAGACCGGGTGGAAGCAGCCACCGCTGAGGCTGTCGCAAAGTTCAACAGAGGCAACTTTGCACTGGCACAGGTCATGGACCATATGAGCTTGCCAATTACTGAGCTTACTCATTCTgctttggccaaaaaagacaagGTGAGGGTCCAGAAGGCGGAGAGAGCAACAGATGTGGCCGCTGTAGCAGCTCGTAGGGCAAGATGTGCTGGTCGTCAACGTCAGCTGGAGCAGCGAGAAGACCAGGAGGGGGAGGTGTACGGTGCTGGACTGATGGGGGATGGAGGGGAATAA